The Streptococcus sp. DTU_2020_1001019_1_SI_AUS_MUR_006 sequence AAGCGATCCTTGAATCAGGTAACACACCTATTGAAGTCTATGATGAAACTGGAAAACTTGTATCTTACCAAGTTAAACCTAAGACTGTTTCTCAATCACCTGCGTCCTATAATGGTGCATTAAATAAGAAACAGGATAAATCATTGCCAAATACAGGTGAAAAATCAAGTGTTCTTGGATTGATTGGAGTTTCAATTATTAGTGTATTAGGTTTATCAGTAAATAAGCGAAAAAATAAATAAAAATAGTAAAGTAGTTCTAATCGTAAAATCGGTAAAACTCAGATATGTCATTTTAGCATTTCGTAAAATTAAAGTGGACGCCTGTCCACTTTTTTTTGCACCCTAAATAATTTCGATAGTCTGTGATGAAAAAATAAATAATAGGTTTGACTTAATATTATTTCTTATTTCTTGCTCGACTTTTTTCAATTTTTTCCCATAATTTCCTTTCTCTTATCGCAGCCCAGCTATTTGGATGCTTTTTTATATACATCTTTTCATTTAGGATTTGAAACTCAGAATTAAATTTAATTCTTTCCTCAATTAGTGACCTTAAACCATCAAGATCTCCATTTTGAAAATAATCAAGTATTTCCTTTCCTTTTTGATATTTTTTAATATATCCAAGAGCATTTCCACCCCAGTGATCATCATTCTCATGTCTACACTGATATACTATTAATTCTTCTAAAAGGTCATCTATCTTATTTATTACTCTAGTTGTATGAAGTAATTCTGTCTGTTCATCATGAAATTCATCTTTTTTATTTTTATCTTCAAGTGTTGACAAAAAATTATCTTCCCACGGGAAAGCTCGAAGCTTCAAATCTTCCAACACTCCACCATCAATCATATTTTTCTGCTCTTCTTGCATTGTTTTTTTTATAAATATAATTGATTCTAAGTTCTGATATTCAAAACTTTTGTGTTCATTTACAAACTGTTTGAATTTTTCTTTTAACACTTTGTTATAAAATTCTGTTAATGCGCATTCTATTTTAATAAGTCGATTCTGTCCTTCAAATTCAACAGGGAAGTTCTCGTTATAAAATTCTATAAAATGCTTGATTTCTAGCGAAAAGGACTTATAATTTTCCCAGTCTATTGCCCAGTCGCCTGTTCCAAAATATAAGCGTTCAGTTGCTCTAAAAATTCCAGTCATTAGAAGTTCCCAATTATCTCTAATGAGGATTTGGTAAATTTTTTTCACATCGTTTATATTCATTTTCATTCTTTCAAATAGTATATTCAATGGTATGTATCCTAAAACTATTCTCCATAAATTTTCATCGTATTCTTCGTAAAGAATATCTAAAATTAAAGCCGTTGGAAAAAATGTTTGCAGAATATTTTGTTCGCTATAATTGCCAAAAAAAATTTCATCATATGATTTATACATCATATTTCTTGCTCGAAATTTAATCGTTTCATCATTATTTAATCCTTCAGCAGAGTCGTAGGGGCTAAATTTACAATTATTGTAAATATCTATAAGTGTAGTAGGAGTAAATAGATGAGGATTTTTTTTATTTATTTTTCCCTTTCGAATTTGTCCTATTAGTGGGGGGTTGCTAGGGCAAATTTCTCTATTAGATAACATATGATATTTTGGTTTTGTCTTAATTTTATTATTGCCATATTTCCAATAATGTTCGTTGTTGCCATATTCTTTGCGTTCGTTGTTAATTGCATGGATTTTACAATCAAGTCTTATCGATGCTAATTCTATTAAAAATTTTTTTGTATTTTTGAATTCCATTTTTTCTCCAAAAAACGTGGTATTTTTCAAGCAAAATCTGTTGCATTTAACCATAATTATACCATGATTTTATATATATAATATTGATTAGAAGTTATTAAACTTCAAAAAACTTACAGTCCTATCTGATGCGCATCAAATAGACGGATTGAAACAAATATGACGATATGATGATAACGATCATATCTTGCATAAAATTGTTTTTACCGTTTGTTTGGTGTGCTTTTTACCATATTTCGATACTCAATTTATGCTCATATATGTTTCTTTCAACCTATTCCATTGGGCTGTTAGAAGAGAGGCATGTATGTCTAAAGTGGAACAACGTCGTAGTCGTAAACTTATTGAAGCTGTTGAAAATAATAACTGGGAAACAGTAACACGCTTATTAGCACAACCATTTAATAACCTCGAACGTAAAGAACGTTATTATGGAGTAATAAGTCTCAATCTAACTATTTCGAATGAGGGAAGAAAAACGGAAATCTTAGATTTATATTCAGATAATACATATAATCCAATTGAACTATTGCTTATCAAAGAACGTAATGAACTTCTTATGAATGCACTATCTAAACTATCAAAAGATGATCTCCATATCTTATTGGAAATGACACTCAATGGGACTTCTGCGTTGCAATTGACAAAAGAAACTTCTTTCAAAAGTCATAAAACAATTAAAAAGCGCTATGAGAATATTTTAAAATTTTTAAAGGAGGAATTAGAAAAATATTTTTAAAAAAATTAGCAGGAATTACCAATTTCCTGTTTTTTTCTCCTTATAGATAAGGAGGTGGTTCCTATGATTGTTTAATGCAAGAAATCGAAGAATACAACTGGAGTACGATAAATAAGAAAGAGGTAAATCACATGAAAACAAAAAATCGTAAGAACGGCTATTCAGCCAATACAGCTAAACAATATGTTGATCAGAAGCAAGCTATTCATTGCTTGAGTACTGAATTCGAAGCGCAAATTAAGTTTGAAGATGGTCAGCCAACTGGTGAGATTATTGGCCACAAAGCTTGGTTCTCTCAAAAAGGTTTGCCACCATTTCAAGTGAAGTTTGAATCTGAAGTTGCTCTACCAGCATATTTAGCGATGGTTGATTTTGATGGATTAGAAGCCTGTGAAGTTGGCTATAATGTCTATTTCCGTGCCAATAACATCAAAGAGGTTAAATAATGACGGATAAAGAGCTTGCTCAATACTTGCTCCAAGCCCTAAATATGGGGCTTGGCAATATTATGCAGGGAGAAACTAGCTACACAAATAGTTTTGATATTAAAATTTTGCAAGATGGTTTTCTATTTATCCCACGATTACCAGCTGGGTACATCATTGATGATAATCTTTATCAGAAGATTTTTCTGATTGCTAATGCAGCTCTCTTTCCAAGGTATACGGTATTGAAACAGAACTCTGCTTACTTTCTTGCTCTTGAAACGGATGATATACATGTGCAACGAGGCTTGTTTTTTCCCTGGAAAGAAGGAATTTCTGAAAGACTTGTAATTTCAGATTTAGATCGATTTGCGTTGGAACGAGAAAAAAATATTATTCCGATCATGAAAAATTTAACTCTGGATTTTAATAAAGTAACTTCTGTAGCTATCGCAGGAAATAGTGGGTCTGGAAAATCTTATGCTTTGACGTACTTTTTAAGCTTGCTGAAGATTTTTTCGGATTTAATTATTGTGGATCCAAAATTTGATACACCTTCCAGGTGGGCACGTGAAAATGGTATTTCAGTTATCCACCCTAAACGTAATCGTTCAAAGTCTGATTTTGTTTCAGAGATAAATGAAAATCTAAGCTCATGTTTGAATCTTATCCAAGTACGTCAAGAAATTCTCTATGACAATCCTAATCAAGAGTTTAAGCATTTAACTATTGTAATAGACGAAGTTCTCGCGCTTTCAGAAGGTGTCAATAAAACGATAAAAGAGTCTTTCTTTTCACTCTTATCACAAGTTGCACTTCTCGGGCGAGCGACCAGAGTGCATCTTTTATTAGTTAGTCAGCGTTTTGATCACAATACAATCCCTATTTCTGTTCGAGAACAACTGAATGTACTTATTCAAATTGGGAACATTAATAAGAAGACAACACAATTTCTGTTCCCAGATTTGGATCCAGAGGGGATAGTCATTCCAATTGGAAAGGGTACAGGCTTGATCCAAATCATTGATAATGAGCATCCTTATCAAGTTCTTCCCTTGTTATGTCCAACTTATTACACTAAGAAAGGTATTTTATGAATGACAAAAAGAATTTCTTTCAGAGAACTTTTAATTTTACAGTAACGTTACTTATATATGGTTTGTTTTTCTTTTGTTTGACAATTGGTCTCAGATTGCTACAGAATTTAATGGCAAATGCTCAAAGTACATACTTATCTCATCTGTTTGAGATGATGAATCAATGGGCTAGTAAAGGTGAATACTATACAAAAACCCTAGCAATTTTATTGCCGTTAATCGCCTTATTTTTAATCATAATTGAGTTGGTTCTACGCGCTATTTATGACAAGCCGGCTAATTATTTTAGATCCGCTTATCAAACGATTCGCCTCATTCAGTTTTTGAGACAAGATGAGAATTCTCAACTAGCATTTTCAATTGATAACTCTTCTACTGTGACAAGATTCAATCCTATTTTAAGGAAATTTAATAGAGCAACATCTAAGTGTGTTGTTGATGTAAGAAATGATTCTGTGACGATTTTGATTAAGTATCCGAAAACCCAGCAGTCTCAGAAATTACTAAGAGAAATGGAAAACTATATCAAAGAAGAAATTTCTAGTCGCAATCCAGAATATTATTTTTCTGCACCAAACCGGCGAGGTAATAAGCTTTGGTTTAAATCTACAAAAAGATAATAAATTGGCAGTGCTTGGTTCACGTAGTGAAGACCAGAAGTACTGCCTTGTCATGAAATCTAATTGGCAGATACACTGGGGCTACTACGACCCCCAGTGTATCAATAATCAATAATCACATGAATTGCAAACAATTTGAAAATGCTAGTTGAAGGGAGGTAGTCATGGCTAAAGATAAACGTTCGAATAAGTGGGCATTCCTGATTTATCAAGAAAGCGCGCCGGAAAACTATCTTGATATTCTAGAGGGGATGCATATTCCATTTGTATTAAGTCCATGGCACGACAAAGATGTTAACAAAGAAACTGGAGAATTTAAAAAAGCGCATAAGCACGGAGTCCTATTTTTCGAATCACTTAAAAGCTATACGCAGGTTTCAGAGTTACTAACTGAAAAACTACATACACCTTCTCATGTAGAGGTAGTCATGTCACCAAAGGGAATGTATGATTATTTCATACACGCAGAGAATCCTGACAAAACACTTTACAATATGGATGAGATTGAATCTGGTTGTGGTTTTGAATTGGAGCAATTTCTAATCACTAACAATAACGATCAATTTCTTTCAACTGTGATTGATATTATCGAAGAACACAACTTTACTGAGTTTAACAATCTTGTTAGATATGCACGAGTTGAGAATCCGTCACTTTTGAATCTCATTATTGATAAGACGTACTTTTTCGCAAAATATCTGGATTCTCGTAGACACTCAAGTCATAGAAAGGAGAGTGAAAAATGACGAATAATGAGCTCATAAAATTGAATCAAATTGAACAGATTTTGAATTGTTTACTTGCTTTGATGCAGAAACAAGAAAATACTCAAAAGCATGTAAGTATACTTACTCAGAAAGAGCTGCTTTCGATACTTAAGATTTCACCAAACACC is a genomic window containing:
- a CDS encoding helix-turn-helix transcriptional regulator, producing MTNNELIKLNQIEQILNCLLALMQKQENTQKHVSILTQKELLSILKISPNTLKSWENTGLKRLEPPIEGTRTVYYRMEDVLTYLTP
- a CDS encoding cell division protein FtsK, producing the protein MTDKELAQYLLQALNMGLGNIMQGETSYTNSFDIKILQDGFLFIPRLPAGYIIDDNLYQKIFLIANAALFPRYTVLKQNSAYFLALETDDIHVQRGLFFPWKEGISERLVISDLDRFALEREKNIIPIMKNLTLDFNKVTSVAIAGNSGSGKSYALTYFLSLLKIFSDLIIVDPKFDTPSRWARENGISVIHPKRNRSKSDFVSEINENLSSCLNLIQVRQEILYDNPNQEFKHLTIVIDEVLALSEGVNKTIKESFFSLLSQVALLGRATRVHLLLVSQRFDHNTIPISVREQLNVLIQIGNINKKTTQFLFPDLDPEGIVIPIGKGTGLIQIIDNEHPYQVLPLLCPTYYTKKGIL
- a CDS encoding replication protein, with amino-acid sequence MAKDKRSNKWAFLIYQESAPENYLDILEGMHIPFVLSPWHDKDVNKETGEFKKAHKHGVLFFESLKSYTQVSELLTEKLHTPSHVEVVMSPKGMYDYFIHAENPDKTLYNMDEIESGCGFELEQFLITNNNDQFLSTVIDIIEEHNFTEFNNLVRYARVENPSLLNLIIDKTYFFAKYLDSRRHSSHRKESEK